Below is a window of Drosophila bipectinata strain 14024-0381.07 chromosome XR, DbipHiC1v2, whole genome shotgun sequence DNA.
TCTTGCTTAAAACGGCCCAAATTGTTTGCTCGAAATAAAAAAGAACTAAAATAGTTATGTTTATCACCAATTTGCAATCGATCCTTGTCGAGAAAGTCCCCAAGAGCCAAATTAAGAAAAGTCAACCGCTTTGTACTTGGGAAGCCAACAAATATGTTTTCAGTTAACTTAATTATGGAGAGAAGATTTGCCTTTCGCTGAACTAACTTTATGTcaagaatttttttctttgtattttgtaGAAGGAACAAAACCTTCTGCTTTTGCCATTGAATCAAGGAATCTAAGAAACGAATGAAATTTATTTggtttgtttcaaaaatatcCTGTATTATCATAAGATATTGAAGTAGGCGGCATATAAGAGAGATATCAGCCTTTACCAATGAGGACCTGAGAGCTATGTGGCGGTTGATTAAAGAGTTTGTTAAAACACATATTTCGTCGATATACGAATGACCACTAAGGAGGAGGTTATACAACATCTTAAAGTGGCCGAAAATTCCACTGTCAGTTACTTTTTTAAGGTTGAATGACCAAACGGCAATCTGATTACCTAATAGGCGACTGGTTTTCAAGtcgtttagttttattttttcaataattgATGTTTGGATTTTGTTGCCATTGCCGGTTATAGCATGGAACCTGCCTGAcgttttaaataatgttttggaatgctccaaaataaatttatgggGGGACCAGCGAAATTTCCCAATTAGGGGTAGCAGCTGGTGCTTGGTCACAAGGTCAAATATAGCCTTGACTAACTTTGCCTCTATTTGGATTCCTAACTGCTGGATCGTTACAACAAATGCGATGACCCGAATGATTAGTTTTGGGTCTTCAATGTTCGTGTACTCGGTATCCTGATTTATATCAACAGCAAAAACCTTCTTGCGAATATAGGCATTGGAACGTTGAGTAATTCGATTCACATCTTTTAGGCATGTTTGATTCTTCAATTTCATCAGATGAGCTAAAAGAGTctgttaaaataaaacttaaatttagtGTTACGCACGTTAACACGTTTTTCTTACCCGAAAAAGATTTCCTGAAATCACAGACTCAATCTCCTTAAGAGCTTTACTTAGCCCAAGCAGTTCCAAAGTAGTACAGTGGTCcaatatacatttattattgGTCAGCGTAGCTAGCCAGTTTTTGTATAATACCCATATGGACGCTATGTATGAACGCTCCactatttcattaaaaactaCAACGGATTCTAGTAGTTCATTCATATAATCAAACAGGGTCTGTAAGAATTTATGCTGAATATAAAATGTATGATAAGGCGTTTACTGCCTTACAAATATATGTAATTCATTGATTTCCTCCAGCACGCTGACGGCGACAATTTGTGTCCACAGGTTTTGAACAGTTTCATTAATGCGGTTTAATGTAAAGTTTACccgacaaaaaaaatcgatagaGGTGCTTATACGAAACAGAATCTGCTCCAATTTAGCTAGATCATATCCTAAATGCTGTTTCTGATCTTTAAGCTTGGAGCCAGTGAGTAACCAAGTCAGCTGCAACTCCTTTGCTGTCCGAGTCAAATCCCGGCACTGATTGCACAGATTGGCCAAGGTAGTCAAGGGTTTATTTGCGACCATCTGCGACTCCTCTAAAAACATCTGTGCCACAATGCTATCGTTAAAAACATAGTTAAGCTCTATCACGGATATCATGGAAATCAGTGAGTTATTTTTAGTTTCGGAGAATCCAGgcgttttcttttttaactttttcaaAGTTTCATCGTGTTCCTCTATAAACAATCCATAGCTCTTAAGGATGTCCCCGGCATAAATAGCTATGGAAAAAAAACGTATGTATATGAGGGCGTCATTGAAGAATAATCTTAAATTCATACACAttgatattttatgttttctcATAATAAGGAGCTATATAAGTGCAGAACTTCAGTGTTTACTATTGCGTTTATGCGATGTTGACCGTACGAATTTCTGGAAGTAACTAGATTTGGCTTCGAATCATTTTGtagatttattaatttatcGTAAAATTTACCATTTGTAACGGACTTCAAACGAAGCTTCATcaggaaaagtaaaaaaaacgttatacaaaaaattataattgcttttaaaaaataattgatatttgaattgtattaAAATGGAGTAAAAGAATGTATAGTTTAATTTAAGCGAAAAAGATGCCTTAACAAGTAAATATACATAATGAAGGGTCATACAAATTGAAAAATCGTTTTACAATGTTATGAATACGTAAATTTTATGATATAaacagttgttgttttattataaGATATGTGTCTATTTcgataaataattttcattgTAATGCACAATTTACATGTAATTAAAATCAGATGTTCTTCTAAAAGAACATTTCCTCTCCCCAaggcagtggtgggcaaactctcattttccataACACGCGTGCGTAGGGTTgtaaattctgccgcagcgcggccggcacactgacagtgtgagcactttcATATTGTATTAGAAGCTCTCCCATTTGCTCTTATTTTGCCTCATTTGAAAGCCCaaacttataaaaaaaatgtatccaCTGAGAAAAAGTTCTTTAGAAATTGGGTTGACACAAGTTTTTTATCTCCTTAGGGCCtaaggaaagaaaaaacattttcggtGATTTTGTTccctttattttaaatattttttttgtgactCTCAACATCTTAACCATGTATAGAATATTACATTGATCCAAAGTTGTGCCTAAacatgtatttatgtatgcgcaataatatattaaatttatttaagcaataccataaaaatgaaatggaTTAGAAAATGGTACAGGGATTGATTATATTGAAGGGGAATTGAAAATTGGCCCAGACTGCAGTTTAATCTGCATGGGCTCACGATTGAGCAAAAAACTCggttttggaattttttatttagagaGTCGGGTACTCGATAGGTCGACTGCACCAACTGTGTTGAAAGTTAACATAAAACTGATTCAACTAATTTCTATATGATTATTATGAATTTTACATTAtgaattcttatattttttattaaatagatGGGACTACCTGGCAAAACTTGTTGTTGGAAAATtgtgttttgattttttttattttgaaagatACTGGACACAGAACTGTAACTCCGGAGAATTTCTTTTACTCgaccaatttcattatttttaataaaaatcacataaaaattgtttgattCTTGTATTAATAAATGCCAATTCATTAAATTTGATATCAAAAATTTTCCTAAGAGGTTGTTATTGGATTGAGGTAggcattgtttttgttggtgttcagaaa
It encodes the following:
- the SWIP gene encoding WASH complex subunit 4 isoform X2, which encodes MRKHKISMSIYAGDILKSYGLFIEEHDETLKKLKKKTPGFSETKNNSLISMISVIELNYVFNDSIVAQMFLEESQMVANKPLTTLANLCNQCRDLTRTAKELQLTWLLTGSKLKDQKQHLGYDLAKLEQILFRISTSIDFFCRVNFTLNRINETVQNLWTQIVAVSVLEEINELHIFTLFDYMNELLESVVVFNEIVERSYIASIWVLYKNWLATLTNNKCILDHCTTLELLGLSKALKEIESVISGNLFRTLLAHLMKLKNQTCLKDVNRITQRSNAYIRKKVFAVDINQDTEYTNIEDPKLIIRVIAFVVTIQQLGIQIEAKLVKAIFDLVTKHQLLPLIGKFRWSPHKFILEHSKTLFKTSGRFHAITGNGNKIQTSIIEKIKLNDLKTSRLLGNQIAVWSFNLKKVTDSGIFGHFKMLYNLLLSGHSYIDEICVLTNSLINRHIALRSSLVKADISLICRLLQYLMIIQDIFETNQINFIRFLDSLIQWQKQKVLFLLQNTKKKILDIKLVQRKANLLSIIKLTENIFVGFPSTKRLTFLNLALGDFLDKDRLQIGDKHNYFSSFLFRANNLGRFKQECRMKVDSSILIYILWLQNTSFFREYVELQRNSYSMQNIVAVSQQLQKSRHIFTGCEDNKHSPNTLMIEFLKLHFEFFLRVEALSHFFQNQDEPFQKQRLDYRLCLTSTASEFLGSYDIIRGNAVGYVRLLQAGSKNSNYRSRSYMSIYENNFNSAGPRGMHTVTENSIGEYGKNVGHMKECYSDCTNYFKLLLLGFKPFLCNPNNHHLKTFFLITPAVITNYIEYRVKEKLKVHKKDQTNSSVFEDGFAIGLIYILCMLNQLGDFHELSWSKSTANQLYAERSKVTSIVEGQKVSAGHVDEKLLQTVAITERHVNAYEHEYNLLYATLSSAEIFFQ
- the SWIP gene encoding WASH complex subunit 4 isoform X1; translated protein: MRKHKISMSIYAGDILKSYGLFIEEHDETLKKLKKKTPGFSETKNNSLISMISVIELNYVFNDSIVAQMFLEESQMVANKPLTTLANLCNQCRDLTRTAKELQLTWLLTGSKLKDQKQHLGYDLAKLEQILFRISTSIDFFCRVNFTLNRINETVQNLWTQIVAVSVLEEINELHIFTLFDYMNELLESVVVFNEIVERSYIASIWVLYKNWLATLTNNKCILDHCTTLELLGLSKALKEIESVISGNLFRTLLAHLMKLKNQTCLKDVNRITQRSNAYIRKKVFAVDINQDTEYTNIEDPKLIIRVIAFVVTIQQLGIQIEAKLVKAIFDLVTKHQLLPLIGKFRWSPHKFILEHSKTLFKTSGRFHAITGNGNKIQTSIIEKIKLNDLKTSRLLGNQIAVWSFNLKKVTDSGIFGHFKMLYNLLLSGHSYIDEICVLTNSLINRHIALRSSLVKADISLICRLLQYLMIIQDIFETNQINFIRFLDSLIQWQKQKVLFLLQNTKKKILDIKLVQRKANLLSIIKLTENIFVGFPSTKRLTFLNLALGDFLDKDRLQIGDKHNYFSSFLFRANNLGRFKQECRMKVDSSILIYILWLQNTSFFREYVELQRNSYSMQNIVAVSQQLQKSRHIFTGCEDNKHSPNTLMIEFLKLHFEFFLRVEALSHFFQNQDEPFQKQRLDYRLCLTSTASEFLGSYDIIRDNLENYLTETFYNVTTIAPHDWKSYEKMRYLANKVLLLSPIDDHLPNQIIDQGIDVLKIMRNIHTFASSYAYNMNLQLFVEMQSNGKHLEIISTRHVSNSVQTHGTGIINTTVNFIYQFLRQKFYTFSTFLHDEQIKSRLLKELRFHLANKHGEKYHSYPYERSENILKKIKKLGLSTNGETYMDLFRKVITQVGNAVGYVRLLQAGSKNSNYRSRSYMSIYENNFNSAGPRGMHTVTENSIGEYGKNVGHMKECYSDCTNYFKLLLLGFKPFLCNPNNHHLKTFFLITPAVITNYIEYRVKEKLKVHKKDQTNSSVFEDGFAIGLIYILCMLNQLGDFHELSWSKSTANQLYAERSKVTSIVEGQKVSAGHVDEKLLQTVAITERHVNAYEHEYNLLYATLSSAEIFFQ